The proteins below come from a single Gossypium raimondii isolate GPD5lz chromosome 2, ASM2569854v1, whole genome shotgun sequence genomic window:
- the LOC105789239 gene encoding oxysterol-binding protein-related protein 2A isoform X5 gives MRVKEMHPLCCISLESPGVGDQSPEVSFTRARSMPAGSLSGSEIVNATARLTAGGSEGTVAGILYKWTNYGKGWRSRWFLLRNGMLSYSKVRRPEALNLISPTDDVRLIGDVSSNRLSRMDSCSGRRKHQKTVGIVHLKISSFRESKSDDRRFYIFTATKTLHLRTDSKKDRVAWIQALVSTRSLFPLRPLNDNLSLVPRDLSISTDRLKKRLLEEGISDNLVKDCEQIMLSEFSEIQGQLKVLCEERSILLDTLRQLEAANIEAESSGIHDGDYQLSKHEYSGIGRGKYSEGSTTESSGDIEKQELEDVSDEDETSFHDTKEHFTEPAVICGSVRGAADHADNQKENENQLDDVERMHGDKEDCYSRYAQIERRKKLPDPVEKEKGVSLWSMIKDNVGKDLTRVCLPVYFNEPISSLQKCFEDLEYSYLLDRAYKYGKEGNSLQRILNVAAFAVSGYASSEGRHCKPFNPLLGETYEADFPDKGVRFFSEKVSHHPTLIACHCEGNGWKFWGDSNLRTKFWGRSIQLDPVGVLTLEFDDGEIFQWSKVTTTIYNIILGKLYCDHHGLMHIHGNREYSCKLKFKEQSILDRTPHQVHGSVEDLSGKKVATLTGKWDDSMYYISGDFSGKLKDCNPSNASLLWKRDKPPPNLTRYNLTSFAITLNELTPGLQEKLPPTDSRLRPDQRHLENGEYDRANAEKQRLERRQRMSRKLQENGWKPRWFNQDSENGSFRYTGGYWEAREQGKWDGCPNIFGEFNEELVDSSE, from the exons ATGCGGGTGAAGGAAATGCATCCGTTGTGTTGTATATCGTTAGAGAGTCCCGGCGTCGGTGACCAGTCACCGGAAGTTTCGTTCACTCGAGCTAGGAGCATGCCGGCAGGGAGTTTATCCGGATCTGAAATAGTTAATGCGACTGCGAGGTTGACGGCGGGAGGATCCGAAGGGACTGTCGCTGGGATTCTTTATAAGTGGACTAATTACGGGAAAGGATGGAGATCCAGGTGGTTTTTGCTTCGGAATGGAATGTTATCTTACTCGAAAGTTCGTCGGCCTGAAGCTCTTAACCTCATCTCTCCGACCGATGATGTCAGATTGATCGGTGATGTCTCGAGCAATCGGCTTTCGAGGATGGATAGTTGTAGCGGTAGACGGAAACACCAGAAAACCGTTGGCATTGTTCATTTAAAG ATCTCGTCATTTCGGGAGAGCAAATCTGATGACAGACGGTTTTACATTTTCACTGCAACAAAGACCCTTCATTTGAGAACCGATTCTAAGAAAGATCGGGTCGCTTGGATACAAGCTTTGGTATCAACCAGGAGCCTCTTTCCACTGCGACCGCTAAATGATAATCTCTCTCTTGTCCCCCGTGATTTGTCTATATCAACTGATAGGCTCAAGAAACGGTTGCTTGAGGAGGGAATCAGTGATAACCTTGTGAAGGACTGTGAGCAGATTATGCTTTCAGAGTTCTCGGAGATACAAGGACAACTTAAAGTACTTTGTGAAGAAAGATCTATTTTGCTTGACACATTAAGGCAATTGGAG GCAGCTAATATTGAAGCTGAAAGCTCTGGAATTCATGATGGAGACTACCAGTTGTCAAAGCATGAATATTCTGGTATAGGGCGTGGAAAATACAGTG AAGGCAGCACAACAGAATCATCCGGTGATATTGAGAAACAAGAGCTTGAGGATGTGTCTGATGAAGATGAAACCTCCTTCCATGACACAAAAGAGCATTTTACTGAACCCGCTGTTATTTGTGGGTCTGTAAGAGGGGCGGCTGATCATGCAGATAAtcagaaagaaaatgaaaatcaatTAGATGATGTGGAAAGGATGCATGGTGATAAAGAAGATTGTTATTCCAGATATGCTCAAATTGAAAGGAGAAAAAAGCTTCCAGATCCAGTTGAAAAAGAGAAAGGGGTTAGCCTTTGGTCTATGATCAAAGACAATGTGGGAAAGGATCTTACACGAGTTTGTCTCCCTGTTTACTTTAATGAACCAATATCATCCCTTCAGAAATGTTTTGAGGACCTAGAATATTCTTATCTTTTAGACCGAGCATACAAGTATGGAAAAGAA GGGAACAGTCTCCAGCGGATTCTTAATGTTGCAGCATTTGCTGTTTCTGGGTATGCTTCCTCTGAAGGTCGACACTGTAAGCCTTTCAATCCTTTACTAGGAGAAACTTATGAAGCAGACTTTCCTGACAAAGGAGTTCGTTTCTTCTCTGAGAAG GTTAGTCACCACCCAACCCTTATTGCATGTCATTGTGAAGGTAATGGTTGGAAATTCTGGGGTGACAGTAACCTTCGCACAAAGTTTTGGGGGCGGTCGATTCAGCTTGATCCTGTTGGAGTTTTGACACTAGAGTTCGATGATGGTGAAATATTTCAGTGGAGCAAG GTAACAACtactatttataatattatccTTGGTAAATTGTATTGTGATCACCATGGATTGATGCATATTCACGGGAATCGTGAATATTCATGCAAACTCAAATTCAAAGAGCAATCTATTCTTGACCGCACCCCTCACCAG GTCCATGGTTCCGTTGAAGACCTTTCGGGTAAAAAGGTTGCAACATTAACTGGCAAATGGGATGACAGCATGTATTATATAAGTGGCGATTTCAGTGGAAAGCTGAAGGACTGCAATCCGTCAAATGCCTCCTTGTTATGGAAGAGGGACAAGCCACCTCCTAACCTGACTCGCTACAACTTAACATCATTTGCGATCACACTAAATGAGCTAACGCCAGGATTGCAG GAGAAGCTCCCACCCACTGATTCTAGGCTTAGGCCAGACCAACGTCATCTGGAGAATGGAGAATATGATAGAGCAAATGCTGAGAAACAACGGTTGGAAAGGAGGCAGAGAATG TCAAGAAAACTACAAGAAAATGGGTGGAAGCCTAGATGGTTCAATCAAGATAGTGAAAATGGATCCTTCCGCTACACAGGCGGGTATTGGGAAGCAAGAGAACAAGGAAAATGGGATGGATGTCCAAATATATTTGGTGAATTCAATGAAGAATTAGTTGATTCCTCTGAATGA
- the LOC105789239 gene encoding oxysterol-binding protein-related protein 2A isoform X2 produces the protein MRVKEMHPLCCISLESPGVGDQSPEVSFTRARSMPAGSLSGSEIVNATARLTAGGSEGTVAGILYKWTNYGKGWRSRWFLLRNGMLSYSKVRRPEALNLISPTDDVRLIGDVSSNRLSRMDSCSGRRKHQKTVGIVHLKISSFRESKSDDRRFYIFTATKTLHLRTDSKKDRVAWIQALVSTRSLFPLRPLNDNLSLVPRDLSISTDRLKKRLLEEGISDNLVKDCEQIMLSEFSEIQGQLKVLCEERSILLDTLRQLEAANIEAESSGIHDGDYQLSKHEYSGIGRGKYSEGSTTESSGDIEKQELEDVSDEDETSFHDTKEHFTEPAVICGSVRGAADHADNQKENENQLDDVERMHGDKEDCYSRYAQIERRKKLPDPVEKEKGVSLWSMIKDNVGKDLTRVCLPVYFNEPISSLQKCFEDLEYSYLLDRAYKYGKEGNSLQRILNVAAFAVSGYASSEGRHCKPFNPLLGETYEADFPDKGVRFFSEKVSHHPTLIACHCEGNGWKFWGDSNLRTKFWGRSIQLDPVGVLTLEFDDGEIFQWSKVTTTIYNIILGKLYCDHHGLMHIHGNREYSCKLKFKEQSILDRTPHQVHGSVEDLSGKKVATLTGKWDDSMYYISGDFSGKLKDCNPSNASLLWKRDKPPPNLTRYNLTSFAITLNELTPGLQIKEKLPPTDSRLRPDQRHLENGEYDRANAEKQRLERRQRMSRKLQENGWKPRWFNQDSENGSFRYTGGYWEAREQGKWDGCPNIFGEFNEELVDSSE, from the exons ATGCGGGTGAAGGAAATGCATCCGTTGTGTTGTATATCGTTAGAGAGTCCCGGCGTCGGTGACCAGTCACCGGAAGTTTCGTTCACTCGAGCTAGGAGCATGCCGGCAGGGAGTTTATCCGGATCTGAAATAGTTAATGCGACTGCGAGGTTGACGGCGGGAGGATCCGAAGGGACTGTCGCTGGGATTCTTTATAAGTGGACTAATTACGGGAAAGGATGGAGATCCAGGTGGTTTTTGCTTCGGAATGGAATGTTATCTTACTCGAAAGTTCGTCGGCCTGAAGCTCTTAACCTCATCTCTCCGACCGATGATGTCAGATTGATCGGTGATGTCTCGAGCAATCGGCTTTCGAGGATGGATAGTTGTAGCGGTAGACGGAAACACCAGAAAACCGTTGGCATTGTTCATTTAAAG ATCTCGTCATTTCGGGAGAGCAAATCTGATGACAGACGGTTTTACATTTTCACTGCAACAAAGACCCTTCATTTGAGAACCGATTCTAAGAAAGATCGGGTCGCTTGGATACAAGCTTTGGTATCAACCAGGAGCCTCTTTCCACTGCGACCGCTAAATGATAATCTCTCTCTTGTCCCCCGTGATTTGTCTATATCAACTGATAGGCTCAAGAAACGGTTGCTTGAGGAGGGAATCAGTGATAACCTTGTGAAGGACTGTGAGCAGATTATGCTTTCAGAGTTCTCGGAGATACAAGGACAACTTAAAGTACTTTGTGAAGAAAGATCTATTTTGCTTGACACATTAAGGCAATTGGAG GCAGCTAATATTGAAGCTGAAAGCTCTGGAATTCATGATGGAGACTACCAGTTGTCAAAGCATGAATATTCTGGTATAGGGCGTGGAAAATACAGTG AAGGCAGCACAACAGAATCATCCGGTGATATTGAGAAACAAGAGCTTGAGGATGTGTCTGATGAAGATGAAACCTCCTTCCATGACACAAAAGAGCATTTTACTGAACCCGCTGTTATTTGTGGGTCTGTAAGAGGGGCGGCTGATCATGCAGATAAtcagaaagaaaatgaaaatcaatTAGATGATGTGGAAAGGATGCATGGTGATAAAGAAGATTGTTATTCCAGATATGCTCAAATTGAAAGGAGAAAAAAGCTTCCAGATCCAGTTGAAAAAGAGAAAGGGGTTAGCCTTTGGTCTATGATCAAAGACAATGTGGGAAAGGATCTTACACGAGTTTGTCTCCCTGTTTACTTTAATGAACCAATATCATCCCTTCAGAAATGTTTTGAGGACCTAGAATATTCTTATCTTTTAGACCGAGCATACAAGTATGGAAAAGAA GGGAACAGTCTCCAGCGGATTCTTAATGTTGCAGCATTTGCTGTTTCTGGGTATGCTTCCTCTGAAGGTCGACACTGTAAGCCTTTCAATCCTTTACTAGGAGAAACTTATGAAGCAGACTTTCCTGACAAAGGAGTTCGTTTCTTCTCTGAGAAG GTTAGTCACCACCCAACCCTTATTGCATGTCATTGTGAAGGTAATGGTTGGAAATTCTGGGGTGACAGTAACCTTCGCACAAAGTTTTGGGGGCGGTCGATTCAGCTTGATCCTGTTGGAGTTTTGACACTAGAGTTCGATGATGGTGAAATATTTCAGTGGAGCAAG GTAACAACtactatttataatattatccTTGGTAAATTGTATTGTGATCACCATGGATTGATGCATATTCACGGGAATCGTGAATATTCATGCAAACTCAAATTCAAAGAGCAATCTATTCTTGACCGCACCCCTCACCAG GTCCATGGTTCCGTTGAAGACCTTTCGGGTAAAAAGGTTGCAACATTAACTGGCAAATGGGATGACAGCATGTATTATATAAGTGGCGATTTCAGTGGAAAGCTGAAGGACTGCAATCCGTCAAATGCCTCCTTGTTATGGAAGAGGGACAAGCCACCTCCTAACCTGACTCGCTACAACTTAACATCATTTGCGATCACACTAAATGAGCTAACGCCAGGATTGCA GATTAAGGAGAAGCTCCCACCCACTGATTCTAGGCTTAGGCCAGACCAACGTCATCTGGAGAATGGAGAATATGATAGAGCAAATGCTGAGAAACAACGGTTGGAAAGGAGGCAGAGAATG TCAAGAAAACTACAAGAAAATGGGTGGAAGCCTAGATGGTTCAATCAAGATAGTGAAAATGGATCCTTCCGCTACACAGGCGGGTATTGGGAAGCAAGAGAACAAGGAAAATGGGATGGATGTCCAAATATATTTGGTGAATTCAATGAAGAATTAGTTGATTCCTCTGAATGA
- the LOC105789239 gene encoding oxysterol-binding protein-related protein 2A isoform X7: protein MRVKEMHPLCCISLESPGVGDQSPEVSFTRARSMPAGSLSGSEIVNATARLTAGGSEGTVAGILYKWTNYGKGWRSRWFLLRNGMLSYSKVRRPEALNLISPTDDVRLIGDVSSNRLSRMDSCSGRRKHQKTVGIVHLKSGSHQQVGLEGCDRQISSFRESKSDDRRFYIFTATKTLHLRTDSKKDRVAWIQALVSTRSLFPLRPLNDNLSLVPRDLSISTDRLKKRLLEEGISDNLVKDCEQIMLSEFSEIQGQLKVLCEERSILLDTLRQLEAANIEAESSGIHDGDYQLSKHEYSGIGRGKYSEGSTTESSGDIEKQELEDVSDEDETSFHDTKEHFTEPAVICGSVRGAADHADNQKENENQLDDVERMHGDKEDCYSRYAQIERRKKLPDPVEKEKGVSLWSMIKDNVGKDLTRVCLPVYFNEPISSLQKCFEDLEYSYLLDRAYKYGKEGNSLQRILNVAAFAVSGYASSEGRHCKPFNPLLGETYEADFPDKGVRFFSEKVSHHPTLIACHCEGNGWKFWGDSNLRTKFWGRSIQLDPVGVLTLEFDDGEIFQWSKVTTTIYNIILGKLYCDHHGLMHIHGNREYSCKLKFKEQSILDRTPHQVHGSVEDLSGKKVATLTGKWDDSMYYISGDFSGKLKDCNPSNASLLWKRDKPPPNLTRYNLTSFAITLNELTPGLQIKEKLPPTDSRLRPDQRHLENGEYDRANAEKQRLERRQRMSRKLQENGWKPRWFNQDSENGSFRYTGGYWEAREQGKWDGCPNIFGEFNEELVDSSE, encoded by the exons ATGCGGGTGAAGGAAATGCATCCGTTGTGTTGTATATCGTTAGAGAGTCCCGGCGTCGGTGACCAGTCACCGGAAGTTTCGTTCACTCGAGCTAGGAGCATGCCGGCAGGGAGTTTATCCGGATCTGAAATAGTTAATGCGACTGCGAGGTTGACGGCGGGAGGATCCGAAGGGACTGTCGCTGGGATTCTTTATAAGTGGACTAATTACGGGAAAGGATGGAGATCCAGGTGGTTTTTGCTTCGGAATGGAATGTTATCTTACTCGAAAGTTCGTCGGCCTGAAGCTCTTAACCTCATCTCTCCGACCGATGATGTCAGATTGATCGGTGATGTCTCGAGCAATCGGCTTTCGAGGATGGATAGTTGTAGCGGTAGACGGAAACACCAGAAAACCGTTGGCATTGTTCATTTAAAG AGTGGGTCACATCAGCAGGTGGGCTTGGAGGGCTGTGATAGG CAGATCTCGTCATTTCGGGAGAGCAAATCTGATGACAGACGGTTTTACATTTTCACTGCAACAAAGACCCTTCATTTGAGAACCGATTCTAAGAAAGATCGGGTCGCTTGGATACAAGCTTTGGTATCAACCAGGAGCCTCTTTCCACTGCGACCGCTAAATGATAATCTCTCTCTTGTCCCCCGTGATTTGTCTATATCAACTGATAGGCTCAAGAAACGGTTGCTTGAGGAGGGAATCAGTGATAACCTTGTGAAGGACTGTGAGCAGATTATGCTTTCAGAGTTCTCGGAGATACAAGGACAACTTAAAGTACTTTGTGAAGAAAGATCTATTTTGCTTGACACATTAAGGCAATTGGAG GCAGCTAATATTGAAGCTGAAAGCTCTGGAATTCATGATGGAGACTACCAGTTGTCAAAGCATGAATATTCTGGTATAGGGCGTGGAAAATACAGTG AAGGCAGCACAACAGAATCATCCGGTGATATTGAGAAACAAGAGCTTGAGGATGTGTCTGATGAAGATGAAACCTCCTTCCATGACACAAAAGAGCATTTTACTGAACCCGCTGTTATTTGTGGGTCTGTAAGAGGGGCGGCTGATCATGCAGATAAtcagaaagaaaatgaaaatcaatTAGATGATGTGGAAAGGATGCATGGTGATAAAGAAGATTGTTATTCCAGATATGCTCAAATTGAAAGGAGAAAAAAGCTTCCAGATCCAGTTGAAAAAGAGAAAGGGGTTAGCCTTTGGTCTATGATCAAAGACAATGTGGGAAAGGATCTTACACGAGTTTGTCTCCCTGTTTACTTTAATGAACCAATATCATCCCTTCAGAAATGTTTTGAGGACCTAGAATATTCTTATCTTTTAGACCGAGCATACAAGTATGGAAAAGAA GGGAACAGTCTCCAGCGGATTCTTAATGTTGCAGCATTTGCTGTTTCTGGGTATGCTTCCTCTGAAGGTCGACACTGTAAGCCTTTCAATCCTTTACTAGGAGAAACTTATGAAGCAGACTTTCCTGACAAAGGAGTTCGTTTCTTCTCTGAGAAG GTTAGTCACCACCCAACCCTTATTGCATGTCATTGTGAAGGTAATGGTTGGAAATTCTGGGGTGACAGTAACCTTCGCACAAAGTTTTGGGGGCGGTCGATTCAGCTTGATCCTGTTGGAGTTTTGACACTAGAGTTCGATGATGGTGAAATATTTCAGTGGAGCAAG GTAACAACtactatttataatattatccTTGGTAAATTGTATTGTGATCACCATGGATTGATGCATATTCACGGGAATCGTGAATATTCATGCAAACTCAAATTCAAAGAGCAATCTATTCTTGACCGCACCCCTCACCAG GTCCATGGTTCCGTTGAAGACCTTTCGGGTAAAAAGGTTGCAACATTAACTGGCAAATGGGATGACAGCATGTATTATATAAGTGGCGATTTCAGTGGAAAGCTGAAGGACTGCAATCCGTCAAATGCCTCCTTGTTATGGAAGAGGGACAAGCCACCTCCTAACCTGACTCGCTACAACTTAACATCATTTGCGATCACACTAAATGAGCTAACGCCAGGATTGCA GATTAAGGAGAAGCTCCCACCCACTGATTCTAGGCTTAGGCCAGACCAACGTCATCTGGAGAATGGAGAATATGATAGAGCAAATGCTGAGAAACAACGGTTGGAAAGGAGGCAGAGAATG TCAAGAAAACTACAAGAAAATGGGTGGAAGCCTAGATGGTTCAATCAAGATAGTGAAAATGGATCCTTCCGCTACACAGGCGGGTATTGGGAAGCAAGAGAACAAGGAAAATGGGATGGATGTCCAAATATATTTGGTGAATTCAATGAAGAATTAGTTGATTCCTCTGAATGA
- the LOC105789239 gene encoding oxysterol-binding protein-related protein 2A isoform X1, with translation MRVKEMHPLCCISLESPGVGDQSPEVSFTRARSMPAGSLSGSEIVNATARLTAGGSEGTVAGILYKWTNYGKGWRSRWFLLRNGMLSYSKVRRPEALNLISPTDDVRLIGDVSSNRLSRMDSCSGRRKHQKTVGIVHLKQISSFRESKSDDRRFYIFTATKTLHLRTDSKKDRVAWIQALVSTRSLFPLRPLNDNLSLVPRDLSISTDRLKKRLLEEGISDNLVKDCEQIMLSEFSEIQGQLKVLCEERSILLDTLRQLEAANIEAESSGIHDGDYQLSKHEYSGIGRGKYSEGSTTESSGDIEKQELEDVSDEDETSFHDTKEHFTEPAVICGSVRGAADHADNQKENENQLDDVERMHGDKEDCYSRYAQIERRKKLPDPVEKEKGVSLWSMIKDNVGKDLTRVCLPVYFNEPISSLQKCFEDLEYSYLLDRAYKYGKEGNSLQRILNVAAFAVSGYASSEGRHCKPFNPLLGETYEADFPDKGVRFFSEKVSHHPTLIACHCEGNGWKFWGDSNLRTKFWGRSIQLDPVGVLTLEFDDGEIFQWSKVTTTIYNIILGKLYCDHHGLMHIHGNREYSCKLKFKEQSILDRTPHQVHGSVEDLSGKKVATLTGKWDDSMYYISGDFSGKLKDCNPSNASLLWKRDKPPPNLTRYNLTSFAITLNELTPGLQIKEKLPPTDSRLRPDQRHLENGEYDRANAEKQRLERRQRMSRKLQENGWKPRWFNQDSENGSFRYTGGYWEAREQGKWDGCPNIFGEFNEELVDSSE, from the exons ATGCGGGTGAAGGAAATGCATCCGTTGTGTTGTATATCGTTAGAGAGTCCCGGCGTCGGTGACCAGTCACCGGAAGTTTCGTTCACTCGAGCTAGGAGCATGCCGGCAGGGAGTTTATCCGGATCTGAAATAGTTAATGCGACTGCGAGGTTGACGGCGGGAGGATCCGAAGGGACTGTCGCTGGGATTCTTTATAAGTGGACTAATTACGGGAAAGGATGGAGATCCAGGTGGTTTTTGCTTCGGAATGGAATGTTATCTTACTCGAAAGTTCGTCGGCCTGAAGCTCTTAACCTCATCTCTCCGACCGATGATGTCAGATTGATCGGTGATGTCTCGAGCAATCGGCTTTCGAGGATGGATAGTTGTAGCGGTAGACGGAAACACCAGAAAACCGTTGGCATTGTTCATTTAAAG CAGATCTCGTCATTTCGGGAGAGCAAATCTGATGACAGACGGTTTTACATTTTCACTGCAACAAAGACCCTTCATTTGAGAACCGATTCTAAGAAAGATCGGGTCGCTTGGATACAAGCTTTGGTATCAACCAGGAGCCTCTTTCCACTGCGACCGCTAAATGATAATCTCTCTCTTGTCCCCCGTGATTTGTCTATATCAACTGATAGGCTCAAGAAACGGTTGCTTGAGGAGGGAATCAGTGATAACCTTGTGAAGGACTGTGAGCAGATTATGCTTTCAGAGTTCTCGGAGATACAAGGACAACTTAAAGTACTTTGTGAAGAAAGATCTATTTTGCTTGACACATTAAGGCAATTGGAG GCAGCTAATATTGAAGCTGAAAGCTCTGGAATTCATGATGGAGACTACCAGTTGTCAAAGCATGAATATTCTGGTATAGGGCGTGGAAAATACAGTG AAGGCAGCACAACAGAATCATCCGGTGATATTGAGAAACAAGAGCTTGAGGATGTGTCTGATGAAGATGAAACCTCCTTCCATGACACAAAAGAGCATTTTACTGAACCCGCTGTTATTTGTGGGTCTGTAAGAGGGGCGGCTGATCATGCAGATAAtcagaaagaaaatgaaaatcaatTAGATGATGTGGAAAGGATGCATGGTGATAAAGAAGATTGTTATTCCAGATATGCTCAAATTGAAAGGAGAAAAAAGCTTCCAGATCCAGTTGAAAAAGAGAAAGGGGTTAGCCTTTGGTCTATGATCAAAGACAATGTGGGAAAGGATCTTACACGAGTTTGTCTCCCTGTTTACTTTAATGAACCAATATCATCCCTTCAGAAATGTTTTGAGGACCTAGAATATTCTTATCTTTTAGACCGAGCATACAAGTATGGAAAAGAA GGGAACAGTCTCCAGCGGATTCTTAATGTTGCAGCATTTGCTGTTTCTGGGTATGCTTCCTCTGAAGGTCGACACTGTAAGCCTTTCAATCCTTTACTAGGAGAAACTTATGAAGCAGACTTTCCTGACAAAGGAGTTCGTTTCTTCTCTGAGAAG GTTAGTCACCACCCAACCCTTATTGCATGTCATTGTGAAGGTAATGGTTGGAAATTCTGGGGTGACAGTAACCTTCGCACAAAGTTTTGGGGGCGGTCGATTCAGCTTGATCCTGTTGGAGTTTTGACACTAGAGTTCGATGATGGTGAAATATTTCAGTGGAGCAAG GTAACAACtactatttataatattatccTTGGTAAATTGTATTGTGATCACCATGGATTGATGCATATTCACGGGAATCGTGAATATTCATGCAAACTCAAATTCAAAGAGCAATCTATTCTTGACCGCACCCCTCACCAG GTCCATGGTTCCGTTGAAGACCTTTCGGGTAAAAAGGTTGCAACATTAACTGGCAAATGGGATGACAGCATGTATTATATAAGTGGCGATTTCAGTGGAAAGCTGAAGGACTGCAATCCGTCAAATGCCTCCTTGTTATGGAAGAGGGACAAGCCACCTCCTAACCTGACTCGCTACAACTTAACATCATTTGCGATCACACTAAATGAGCTAACGCCAGGATTGCA GATTAAGGAGAAGCTCCCACCCACTGATTCTAGGCTTAGGCCAGACCAACGTCATCTGGAGAATGGAGAATATGATAGAGCAAATGCTGAGAAACAACGGTTGGAAAGGAGGCAGAGAATG TCAAGAAAACTACAAGAAAATGGGTGGAAGCCTAGATGGTTCAATCAAGATAGTGAAAATGGATCCTTCCGCTACACAGGCGGGTATTGGGAAGCAAGAGAACAAGGAAAATGGGATGGATGTCCAAATATATTTGGTGAATTCAATGAAGAATTAGTTGATTCCTCTGAATGA